From one Trifolium pratense cultivar HEN17-A07 linkage group LG1, ARS_RC_1.1, whole genome shotgun sequence genomic stretch:
- the LOC123884685 gene encoding uncharacterized protein At4g14450, chloroplastic-like, with protein MADTQRNRNRPAVINNRQPNRLQSRAPSSLQINRTVDWNIAIPLLSPVASSPPPQTQAKREEIKPQQQRRQIAEAEKIVFKKWQHPAAPFCYEPASVVPRFC; from the coding sequence ATGGCAGACACTCAGAGAAACAGAAACCGTCCCGCCGTTATCAACAACCGTCAACCAAATCGATTGCAAAGCCGCGCTCCGTCGTCACTTCAAATTAATCGTACCGTCGATTGGAACATCGCGATTCCACTTCTGTCGCCGGTGGCTTCGTCACCGCCGCCTCAGACTCAAGCAAAGAGGGAGGAGATCAAGCCGCAGCAGCAGCGAAGACAGATCGCAGAGGCGGAGAAGATAGTTTTCAAGAAGTGGCAGCATCCTGCGGCACCGTTTTGCTATGAACCTGCTTCGGTTGTTCCACGCTTCTGTTAA